The Pseudanabaena galeata CCNP1313 genome includes a region encoding these proteins:
- a CDS encoding ParA family protein: MANSPKIVVVTNGKGGVGKTTTAIALAGILAQDTKVLVVDADIQGSLSWWVGRSNKDMGFDIAKEIDPTHLKKLPKLSSYDLVLVDTPPALHSHALATVVAIADYLVLPSPPAPMDLTALIDTVKSTVRPAQVPHRVLLTRVDPRCLNEALEAQNTLLEVGVPVFHAFVRAYKAHERAALEGKLVTEWKGKNAREAEADYRRVVDELRRDILK; the protein is encoded by the coding sequence ATGGCAAATTCCCCAAAAATTGTAGTCGTTACTAATGGTAAAGGGGGGGTGGGTAAAACAACAACAGCGATCGCCTTAGCGGGTATCTTGGCTCAGGACACAAAAGTATTAGTCGTGGATGCTGACATCCAAGGAAGCTTGTCTTGGTGGGTAGGACGTAGCAACAAGGACATGGGTTTTGATATTGCCAAAGAAATTGATCCGACTCATTTAAAAAAACTACCGAAACTCAGCAGTTACGATCTAGTATTGGTAGATACACCACCTGCGCTACATTCCCATGCACTTGCCACGGTTGTTGCGATCGCTGATTATTTGGTTTTGCCAAGTCCACCTGCTCCGATGGATTTAACAGCTCTAATTGATACTGTTAAAAGTACAGTGCGACCTGCCCAAGTTCCCCATCGAGTTCTCCTCACCCGTGTTGATCCGCGATGTCTGAACGAAGCGCTTGAAGCTCAAAATACTCTATTAGAGGTGGGAGTACCTGTTTTTCATGCGTTTGTAAGAGCTTACAAAGCCCATGAACGCGCTGCTTTAGAAGGGAAATTGGTTACAGAATGGAAAGGCAAAAATGCTAGAGAAGCGGAAGCAGACTATCGACGCGTAGTTGATGAACTGCGTCGGGACATTTTAAAGTGA
- a CDS encoding glycosyltransferase family 4 protein → MDYTTKVLAIAESSMGHKTHIMTMQKYFESSLCYVDIYWSDQEREIFTRVINKILNLRVPNKFVQSYNLDLFRFRAQLGYALLAKRLIARKISQADYNVLFFHTQPLAFLSLNLMLKMPSVVSIDMTNKQAAEESTNKHRWTYSPNKFLEKQVYQNCSKILTWTEWARSSVINDYGIHPDKVKVVPPGVDTNRLVFTDRNHKSSQGLYNILFVGGDFKRKGGEDLLAVFLAQFADQAILHIVTSLGAVSCDHPNVRIYNGVEAYSSLWFDLYRQADAFVMPTYGDAFGIVFIEAMASGLPVIASKLTQTTEIVTDGETGFLVTPGNRQDLAHKLQLLIDDPSLGRQMGKRAREVVEESFDTQKNFQKIELIFEDLSTCLKN, encoded by the coding sequence ATGGATTACACCACTAAGGTTTTGGCGATCGCTGAGTCTTCTATGGGGCATAAGACTCACATCATGACAATGCAAAAATATTTTGAGTCTTCATTATGCTACGTTGATATCTATTGGAGTGATCAAGAAAGAGAGATATTTACCAGAGTTATTAATAAGATACTTAACTTACGGGTTCCAAATAAATTTGTACAGTCCTATAATTTAGACTTATTTCGATTTCGTGCACAGCTTGGTTATGCATTACTTGCCAAAAGATTGATAGCTAGAAAAATTAGTCAAGCTGATTATAATGTTTTGTTCTTCCATACTCAGCCATTAGCATTTCTGTCACTAAATTTAATGCTAAAAATGCCATCAGTAGTCAGTATTGACATGACTAACAAGCAAGCAGCAGAAGAGTCTACGAATAAACATAGATGGACTTATAGTCCCAACAAGTTTTTGGAGAAACAAGTATATCAAAACTGTTCCAAAATCTTAACTTGGACCGAATGGGCGCGTAGTTCAGTCATTAATGATTATGGTATTCACCCAGACAAAGTAAAAGTGGTTCCTCCAGGAGTGGATACAAATCGCTTAGTATTTACAGATAGGAACCATAAGTCAAGTCAAGGTTTATATAACATCTTATTTGTTGGTGGAGATTTTAAACGCAAAGGGGGAGAAGATCTCCTTGCTGTTTTTTTAGCGCAATTTGCAGATCAAGCGATACTGCATATAGTTACTAGTCTAGGTGCAGTTAGTTGTGATCATCCAAATGTTCGTATATATAATGGTGTAGAAGCTTATAGCTCTTTGTGGTTTGATCTATATAGACAAGCAGATGCTTTTGTTATGCCAACATATGGAGATGCTTTTGGCATAGTCTTTATTGAAGCAATGGCATCTGGCTTGCCTGTAATTGCATCTAAACTTACTCAAACCACTGAAATTGTTACTGATGGAGAAACAGGGTTCCTTGTTACTCCTGGGAATCGTCAAGATCTAGCTCATAAACTGCAACTATTAATTGATGATCCTAGCTTGGGTAGACAAATGGGAAAAAGGGCAAGGGAAGTAGTTGAAGAAAGTTTTGATACTCAAAAGAATTTTCAAAAAATAGAGTTAATATTTGAAGATTTAAGTACATGTTTGAAAAATTAA
- a CDS encoding gas vesicle protein GvpG → MIWQLLTAPLDGLVWIAEQIEERATTELEKTENLQKRLTTLQLKFDLGDISEEDFMAQEQEILEAMEAEINEQDE, encoded by the coding sequence ATGATATGGCAACTACTGACAGCACCCCTCGATGGACTAGTCTGGATTGCAGAGCAAATCGAAGAAAGGGCGACTACTGAATTAGAAAAAACCGAAAATCTGCAAAAACGTCTCACTACTTTACAACTAAAGTTTGATCTTGGTGATATTAGTGAAGAAGATTTCATGGCTCAAGAACAAGAAATTTTAGAAGCTATGGAAGCAGAAATAAATGAACAAGACGAATAA
- a CDS encoding glycosyltransferase family 4 protein, with product MNRVHHCANYLATSGGGVKSYVDGLLTELPEMFAHEIIPSLKNFDQSQYKLLHLHEGEMILDLKDQCPAVYTLHNHHPYCPSGSKYFPQQGVCDRKMSVIGCTWGHLIDGCGSRRPKKIISNFKRAYSALDVLKKLKITVIANSDYVRSQLIANGLPESQVITLRCGIAATSSKHEPLDQDIHAQKRILFAGRIVPEKGLDWLLRTMPLLDQRIHLDIAGEGWAMPQVRKLAEYLNIGDRLTWHGWCQKEKLEELYRQSFAVIFPSVWPEPAGLVTLEAYARFRPVIASNVGGIPEHVQDGKTGILVEPNNSQDLAAAVTDLANNFGKSREIGIAGNNLFHSEFTLAIHAQRLQEIYDLAIAKFHKSF from the coding sequence ATGAATAGGGTTCATCATTGTGCTAACTATTTAGCAACTTCTGGCGGCGGCGTGAAATCCTATGTGGATGGACTTTTGACGGAATTACCAGAGATGTTTGCTCATGAGATTATTCCATCATTAAAGAATTTTGATCAAAGTCAATACAAGTTATTGCACCTCCATGAAGGAGAGATGATTTTAGACCTTAAGGATCAATGTCCTGCTGTTTATACTCTACACAATCACCATCCCTACTGCCCTAGCGGCTCAAAATATTTCCCACAGCAAGGAGTTTGCGATCGCAAAATGTCTGTTATTGGATGTACATGGGGACATTTGATCGATGGATGCGGAAGTCGGCGACCAAAAAAAATTATTTCTAACTTTAAGAGAGCCTATAGTGCGTTGGATGTCCTCAAAAAGTTAAAGATTACAGTGATTGCAAATAGTGATTATGTGCGATCGCAGTTGATTGCCAATGGGTTACCAGAATCACAGGTAATAACTTTACGGTGTGGGATAGCTGCAACTTCCTCTAAGCATGAGCCTTTAGATCAAGACATACACGCTCAAAAGCGAATTCTCTTTGCAGGTAGGATAGTGCCAGAGAAGGGGCTGGATTGGTTATTAAGAACGATGCCTCTTTTAGATCAGCGTATTCATCTTGATATTGCAGGTGAAGGGTGGGCTATGCCACAGGTTCGGAAGTTAGCAGAGTATTTGAATATTGGCGATCGCCTTACTTGGCATGGCTGGTGTCAAAAAGAGAAGCTAGAGGAGCTATATCGTCAAAGCTTTGCTGTAATCTTTCCTAGTGTTTGGCCAGAGCCTGCGGGATTAGTTACTTTGGAAGCCTATGCAAGATTTCGCCCAGTAATTGCTAGTAACGTTGGCGGGATTCCTGAACATGTTCAGGATGGGAAAACAGGAATTTTAGTGGAGCCAAATAATAGTCAAGATCTAGCTGCGGCAGTCACGGATTTGGCTAATAATTTTGGCAAATCACGCGAAATTGGTATAGCTGGCAATAATTTATTTCACTCAGAATTTACCCTTGCTATTCATGCTCAAAGATTGCAAGAAATTTATGATTTAGCGATCGCTAAGTTTCATAAATCTTTTTGA
- a CDS encoding pentapeptide repeat-containing protein: MEISELINSYHAGRRNFAGVNLSKTDMNGIDLSHADLSGANLSESSLYGANLSNAKLNGADFNGAKLYRANLVSANFSGADLGEADLSEANLSDAKLYGVNLYGAILNKAKLPRAKLNGANMGKAKLNRADLSEAILRDARLFGAGLNETMLQRADLSRASLNGANLNKAMLCEVDLTFASLYGASLCDADLSEADLTSANLQGSDLSRVNFYKANLSKAKMADAVTEGMLTQEANLTGIIWS, from the coding sequence ATGGAAATCAGTGAACTAATCAATAGCTACCATGCTGGTCGCCGCAATTTTGCGGGAGTCAACCTCAGTAAAACGGATATGAATGGAATTGACTTGAGTCATGCCGATCTCAGTGGTGCAAATCTGAGTGAATCTAGTCTCTACGGCGCAAACTTAAGCAACGCTAAGCTAAATGGTGCAGATTTTAATGGTGCAAAGCTATATCGCGCTAACCTTGTCAGCGCTAATTTCAGTGGCGCTGATTTAGGAGAGGCGGATCTCAGCGAAGCCAATCTCAGTGATGCCAAGCTCTATGGGGTGAATTTGTATGGAGCAATTTTGAACAAAGCTAAATTACCCCGCGCTAAATTAAATGGTGCAAATATGGGTAAAGCTAAGCTAAATAGGGCTGATCTTAGTGAGGCAATTCTCAGGGATGCGCGGTTATTTGGCGCAGGGCTAAATGAGACGATGTTGCAACGAGCTGATCTGAGTAGGGCTAGTCTCAATGGTGCAAATCTAAATAAAGCCATGCTATGTGAGGTGGATCTAACTTTTGCGAGTTTGTACGGTGCAAGTTTATGTGATGCTGATCTGAGCGAAGCCGATCTCACTAGTGCCAATCTCCAAGGCTCCGATCTATCTCGCGTAAATTTTTATAAGGCTAACTTAAGTAAAGCAAAAATGGCAGACGCTGTTACTGAGGGGATGTTGACCCAAGAGGCAAATTTAACAGGCATCATCTGGTCATAA
- the rpaB gene encoding response regulator transcription factor RpaB: MENHKEKILVVDDEASIRRILETRLSMIGYEVVTAADGEEAIEVFHKENPDLVVLDVMMPKLDGYGVCQELRKESDIPIIMLTALGDVADRITGLELGADDYVVKPFSPKELEARIRSVLRRFDRNGTSGIPSSGVIHINTIKIDTNKRQVYKSDERIRLTGMEFSLLELLVGRSGEAFSRAEILQEVWGYTPERHVDTRVVDVHISRLRAKLEEDPSNPELILTARGTGYLFQRIIDGSESKQA, from the coding sequence TTGGAAAACCATAAGGAAAAAATTCTAGTTGTAGACGACGAAGCTAGTATCCGTCGAATTCTGGAGACACGTCTGTCGATGATCGGTTACGAGGTCGTCACCGCCGCAGATGGCGAAGAAGCGATCGAAGTTTTTCATAAAGAAAACCCTGACTTGGTGGTTCTTGATGTAATGATGCCAAAGCTCGACGGCTACGGGGTATGTCAAGAGCTTCGCAAAGAATCGGATATCCCGATTATCATGCTGACCGCTTTAGGTGATGTTGCCGATCGCATTACAGGACTCGAATTAGGTGCAGATGATTACGTTGTTAAGCCTTTTTCACCAAAGGAATTAGAAGCGCGGATTCGTTCAGTATTGCGGCGCTTTGATCGCAATGGCACATCAGGCATCCCCAGTTCTGGCGTGATCCATATCAACACGATCAAGATTGATACTAATAAGCGTCAAGTCTATAAGTCCGATGAGCGTATCCGTTTGACGGGTATGGAGTTTAGTTTGTTAGAGCTATTGGTCGGGCGATCGGGTGAAGCTTTTTCGAGAGCAGAAATTTTGCAAGAGGTCTGGGGGTATACACCAGAACGCCATGTGGATACTCGCGTTGTTGATGTTCATATTTCTCGCTTGCGGGCAAAGCTCGAAGAAGATCCTAGCAATCCTGAATTGATCTTGACAGCTCGTGGGACAGGCTATCTATTCCAACGCATCATCGATGGATCAGAATCGAAACAAGCTTAA
- a CDS encoding glycosyltransferase family 4 protein: protein MKILLAIHHPLDPNLGAPGVTWRLGQEYIKLGHEVKFFSFDDMPNFLPELVKAVIFPEFLASKMPTLIKQEGIDVIDASTGDSWVWAKWIKPLSKKTPLLVTRSHGLEHTVHLQLLKDVKLGKAKVSWKYPIYHGGFHLWEVAKSMQLADLVLCLNQHDMQYSIKQLGVSAERVHVVNNGISSSLLGLSMERLSEDSKIRIAHIGSYIPRKGIEYSVPALNRILQKYPDIEVSFLGAMVPPERVLADFDPSFHDRIHVISKYQNSDLPSLLAGHSIHLFPSLSEGWGLAVVEAMACGLAPIISNIPGPTEMVKHDFDALVVPPRDTEAIEEAITKLIGDRAYLEKLRNNAYKTAQSYSYTNIAKQNLDLYNRELTKVKG, encoded by the coding sequence ATGAAAATCTTACTTGCTATTCATCATCCATTAGATCCTAATCTAGGCGCTCCAGGAGTGACTTGGAGACTAGGACAAGAATATATAAAACTTGGACATGAGGTAAAGTTTTTTTCTTTTGACGACATGCCCAACTTTCTACCTGAATTAGTAAAGGCTGTCATATTTCCTGAATTCTTGGCATCTAAAATGCCGACTCTCATCAAACAAGAAGGTATTGATGTTATTGATGCTTCTACAGGGGATAGTTGGGTATGGGCAAAATGGATAAAGCCACTCTCAAAAAAAACGCCACTATTAGTCACACGCAGTCATGGTCTAGAGCATACTGTCCATCTTCAGTTGCTTAAAGATGTGAAGTTAGGCAAAGCAAAAGTCAGTTGGAAATACCCTATCTACCATGGTGGTTTTCATCTTTGGGAAGTCGCAAAATCCATGCAGTTAGCTGATTTAGTACTTTGTCTTAATCAGCATGATATGCAATATTCGATCAAACAATTGGGTGTTTCAGCAGAACGAGTCCATGTTGTGAATAATGGCATCTCAAGTAGTCTATTAGGACTATCAATGGAGAGATTATCTGAGGATAGCAAAATTCGGATTGCACATATTGGTAGTTATATTCCCCGTAAAGGTATTGAGTACAGTGTGCCTGCGTTAAATCGGATTTTACAAAAATATCCCGATATAGAAGTTAGTTTCTTAGGAGCTATGGTTCCGCCAGAAAGGGTCTTAGCCGATTTTGATCCGTCATTTCACGATCGCATTCATGTTATTTCTAAATATCAAAATAGTGATTTGCCATCTCTATTAGCAGGGCATAGCATCCACTTGTTTCCCTCTCTTTCAGAAGGATGGGGATTAGCAGTTGTTGAAGCAATGGCTTGTGGTTTAGCTCCAATCATTTCAAATATTCCTGGTCCAACAGAAATGGTGAAACATGATTTTGATGCGCTGGTAGTTCCGCCTAGAGATACTGAAGCAATTGAAGAAGCAATTACAAAATTAATTGGAGATCGGGCTTATTTAGAAAAACTACGTAACAATGCGTATAAGACTGCTCAAAGCTACTCATATACCAATATTGCTAAACAAAATTTGGATTTGTATAACAGAGAGCTTACTAAAGTTAAAGGCTAA
- a CDS encoding quinone-dependent dihydroorotate dehydrogenase has product MLSAAYQYGVRPLLFSLDPEAAHHLAIATCRRISESSILQAIAKSTLYYSDSRLSQTLWNLKFENPVGLAAGFDKNAEAIGAWEHLGFGFAEVGTITAHAQSGNPQPRLFRLPSDRAVLNRMGFNNRGAAATAVDLKNYLQVHKLSIPLGINLGKSKITEIVDAKLDYAESLRSLYEFGDYFVVNVSSPNTPNLRDLQATDQLCGILAELNPINTQNKPILVKIAPDLNDADIIEVVKASQAYGVAGIIATNTTISRQNLTTTHLVMTGKAVTEEAGGISGQPVRDRSLEVINLIWQTTQGSLPIIGVGGLFTAEDAWQKITAGAAIVQVYTGLIYEGPMIVKQILQGLVAKLEANGLENIQQAIGLAHK; this is encoded by the coding sequence ATGTTAAGTGCTGCCTATCAATATGGGGTGCGTCCCCTGTTATTTTCCCTCGATCCTGAAGCTGCTCATCATTTAGCGATCGCCACTTGTCGGCGGATTAGTGAGTCATCCATACTGCAAGCGATCGCCAAGTCTACCCTTTACTATAGCGATTCGCGGCTGTCACAAACTTTATGGAATCTAAAATTTGAGAATCCCGTTGGGTTGGCAGCAGGTTTTGATAAAAATGCAGAAGCGATCGGTGCATGGGAACATTTGGGATTTGGCTTTGCAGAAGTGGGGACGATTACAGCCCATGCTCAGTCTGGCAATCCACAACCACGTTTGTTTCGCTTACCCAGCGATCGCGCTGTTTTAAATCGTATGGGTTTTAATAATCGTGGCGCAGCCGCAACAGCAGTAGATCTCAAAAATTATTTACAAGTCCATAAACTGAGTATTCCCCTTGGCATTAATCTGGGCAAGTCTAAAATTACGGAGATTGTCGATGCAAAATTAGACTATGCCGAAAGCTTGCGATCGCTCTATGAGTTTGGTGATTATTTTGTAGTTAATGTCAGTTCACCAAATACGCCCAATTTGCGAGACTTGCAAGCAACTGACCAGTTATGCGGAATTCTTGCGGAGCTAAATCCAATTAACACCCAGAACAAACCGATTTTAGTAAAAATTGCCCCAGACTTAAATGATGCTGACATTATTGAAGTGGTCAAGGCAAGTCAAGCCTATGGCGTAGCAGGAATTATCGCTACAAACACAACAATTTCACGCCAAAACTTAACGACTACGCATCTAGTAATGACGGGTAAAGCTGTCACCGAAGAAGCAGGCGGTATCAGTGGTCAGCCTGTGCGCGATCGCTCTCTGGAAGTGATCAACCTGATCTGGCAGACGACACAGGGCAGTCTTCCAATCATCGGCGTGGGCGGTCTTTTCACGGCAGAAGATGCTTGGCAAAAAATTACGGCTGGAGCGGCGATCGTGCAGGTTTATACGGGTTTAATTTATGAGGGACCAATGATTGTTAAGCAGATCTTGCAAGGTTTGGTTGCTAAGTTAGAAGCTAATGGCTTAGAGAATATTCAACAGGCGATCGGGCTAGCCCATAAATAA
- a CDS encoding precorrin-8X methylmutase, whose translation MEWHITDAQSLAIIDNEIGEHSLSPSEYEIVRQVIYATADFEYKNLVRFSENSLQAGATALATRTTIIVDVPTVQAAIFPKICDTFANPIYCGVEAITRPQKGKTQAAWGIETLAKRYPEAIFVIGESQTALATLVDLIEMEDVKPALVIGTPAGFIDTDVIKSRLNDSLIPHIRVDGRKGNAIAAAAIFNSLVNLAWQAYGNK comes from the coding sequence ATGGAATGGCATATTACGGACGCACAAAGCTTAGCAATAATCGATAACGAGATTGGTGAACATTCACTTTCACCATCTGAATATGAAATTGTGCGCCAAGTAATTTATGCGACCGCAGACTTTGAATATAAAAATCTCGTCAGGTTTTCTGAAAATTCCCTGCAGGCTGGAGCCACAGCCCTCGCTACACGCACCACAATTATCGTAGATGTCCCAACGGTGCAAGCGGCGATCTTTCCTAAAATCTGTGATACTTTTGCCAATCCTATTTATTGTGGTGTTGAAGCGATTACCCGTCCTCAAAAAGGTAAAACCCAAGCAGCTTGGGGAATTGAAACTTTGGCAAAACGCTATCCTGAAGCCATTTTTGTGATCGGTGAGTCGCAAACAGCATTGGCAACCTTGGTGGATTTGATCGAGATGGAGGATGTTAAACCTGCTCTGGTAATTGGAACTCCTGCGGGGTTTATTGATACCGATGTGATCAAGTCACGATTAAATGACTCATTAATTCCCCATATTCGTGTTGATGGTCGGAAAGGCAATGCGATCGCTGCTGCCGCTATATTTAATTCACTAGTCAATTTGGCATGGCAAGCTTACGGCAATAAGTAA
- a CDS encoding response regulator: MTIDDISDRHKQHPSPKVSQEINTLEKSSSKTAQILIVDDDLFMRKILVRYLERENYRVIEAANGMEALKVYQEHLPDIILLDAMMPVLDGFECCSRLQKLPHGDHTPVLIITALEDRESVDRAYDVGASDYVTKPIHWAVLRQRVRRLLEQANLRQQLEAANQQLAVVVQELRRLVSIDGLTQVANRRCLDEYLEQECKRSHREQIPISLVLCDIDFFKNYNDNYGHQEGDRCLQEVAQAISKSTNRPADLVARYGGEEFAIILPNTDAEGGMNVAMRAIEIVRSLQLPHDYSKVAKYMTISCGVATILPTQDFEVIHLIKSADRALYLAKAEGRNCVRQNAYVPE; the protein is encoded by the coding sequence ATGACAATCGATGATATTAGCGATCGCCATAAGCAGCATCCTAGCCCAAAAGTAAGTCAAGAAATTAATACCCTCGAAAAATCATCATCCAAGACTGCTCAGATTTTAATAGTGGATGATGATTTGTTTATGCGAAAAATTTTAGTACGTTATTTGGAACGGGAAAATTATCGCGTGATTGAGGCTGCTAACGGGATGGAGGCATTAAAAGTTTATCAAGAACATCTACCAGATATCATCTTACTGGATGCCATGATGCCTGTCTTGGATGGCTTTGAATGTTGTTCACGGCTGCAAAAACTGCCTCATGGCGATCATACGCCTGTTTTAATTATTACGGCGCTGGAAGATCGCGAATCAGTAGATCGCGCCTATGATGTGGGGGCTTCAGACTATGTGACTAAGCCCATTCATTGGGCGGTGCTACGGCAGAGAGTGCGGCGTTTGCTGGAGCAAGCCAATCTCCGCCAACAGCTTGAAGCCGCCAACCAACAATTAGCAGTTGTGGTGCAAGAGCTAAGAAGATTGGTTTCCATCGATGGCTTAACGCAAGTGGCTAATCGTCGTTGCTTAGATGAATATCTGGAGCAGGAATGTAAGCGATCGCATAGAGAACAAATTCCAATTTCATTAGTGCTATGCGATATCGACTTTTTTAAAAACTATAACGATAATTACGGACATCAAGAGGGAGATCGCTGTTTACAGGAGGTTGCCCAAGCAATTAGTAAATCAACCAATCGTCCTGCGGATTTGGTGGCTCGTTATGGGGGGGAAGAATTTGCGATTATTTTACCGAATACCGATGCCGAGGGGGGAATGAATGTGGCAATGCGAGCTATAGAAATTGTGCGATCGCTGCAATTGCCTCACGATTACTCTAAAGTTGCTAAGTATATGACGATTAGCTGTGGCGTTGCGACAATTTTACCCACTCAAGATTTTGAAGTGATTCATCTAATCAAGTCAGCAGATCGAGCCTTGTATCTCGCCAAAGCCGAAGGGCGAAATTGTGTTAGGCAAAATGCTTATGTTCCAGAATAA
- the lspA gene encoding signal peptidase II, whose protein sequence is MASGKIENSLYWTAAILGLVLDQASKYLVVQYLKPLKSVPLINGVFHFTYATNTGAAFSLFSGQIDWLKWVSMIVSLGLVAFGVFGKNLNRWEQVGYGCILAGAAGNGIDRFVAGYVVDFIDIRIIRFAIFNIADISINIGLVCLAISVLFLTKPSKSKN, encoded by the coding sequence ATGGCATCTGGCAAAATCGAGAACTCTCTGTACTGGACTGCGGCAATTTTGGGATTAGTTCTCGATCAAGCCTCCAAATATCTAGTTGTGCAATATCTCAAACCCCTAAAATCAGTCCCCTTGATTAATGGGGTATTTCATTTTACCTATGCGACTAACACAGGTGCGGCTTTTAGCTTGTTTAGTGGTCAGATTGATTGGCTCAAATGGGTATCGATGATTGTGAGTTTGGGGCTAGTAGCCTTTGGGGTTTTTGGTAAAAACTTAAATCGCTGGGAACAAGTTGGCTATGGCTGCATTTTGGCGGGAGCCGCAGGCAATGGCATCGATCGCTTTGTGGCGGGTTATGTAGTTGACTTTATCGATATACGGATTATTCGCTTTGCGATTTTTAATATTGCCGATATCTCCATTAATATCGGTTTGGTTTGTCTAGCGATCTCGGTTTTATTTCTAACCAAACCATCTAAGTCAAAAAACTAG